The genomic DNA GTTTACTTGTCCGTCCTTGAAGCTAATGACCTATAGGTTCATCACTACTCTCCGCGGTCACGTCGGAGCAGTATACCAGTGCTGCTTCTCAGCAGACTCGCGCCTGTTGGTATCATCGTCCAAGGACACGACATTGAAGGTGTGGAATGTCCGGACAGGGAAGCTCTCGATCGATCTTCCCGGCCACCGGGACGAAGTGTTTGCGGTGGATTGGAGTCCGGACGGACAAAAGGTCGGCAGTGGAGGGAAAGACAAGGCAATCCGTATTTGGAGACACTGATATATATACCCGTTCATATCCATTCTTTTCCAATTCAGACTCACAATAACATTGACTAGCTCGTATTGCATGTGTTTTTGTACACGGTTGCTATGTTATTCATATATGACCAGTCTTTAACCAAACCCACACAACCATATTCTGTATACACCAAATTCAATCCAGAAGCAAACTTAGGAAGAAGCCATGGTACCCTTGTGCTGTTCATTCCGTATTTTCTTCAATTCATCCAACATCACCCGCACCTCCTCCGGCTCCACCCCAAgaccactaccaccaccttGTACCAATCCTTTCAGCACCTTCGTCATGAGCTCGAtgagaggaaggagaatatCCCCATCAAGTTGGCGTTTCTGTTCTCATTAGTACGATATCCAATCCAGCCCATACAGCAAGGGGAGTGTATCTATACCTCCAAAGCAGCCAGTGGGAGTGAGGTGAGCTCCGCAGGGACGGCGCGTGTTTCCATGTCAGTTGGAAAGACAGGCTTAGCTTGCATTGCTTGCTGTGGGTCGGCAAGGTCGGTGGAGAGAGGCTGGGCTGCTGTGAGGGCCGGGAGGGTGGTGAGGAATAGAGCGACGAGGGGTTTGAGCTGCATTCTGGCGGTGTTGTGCTCGGATGCTGGGCGCGTTGGGGTTAGATTGCTTGAGAAAAAGGTCAGTCTGCTGTCCAGATATGGAGGGCTAAGGATGACTATTTATATTACTGACTACGTTCGCCCAGTTTCTAACATACTCTCGATCCTCTACATGGTTCACTGCAACAATTGAAGCGGATATAGTTTTCAGCTCATCCTTGGCTGTGAGAGTGTGTCTAATCAGAGGGATTCTAAGGGATACAGGTGCAACTGCAATAAAGGGGCGTGTCACTGTTTAGGGTGGGCGGTCATTGACATACTGGTCAGGCTTAGTGCTCTGGTTGCACATAGTAGTCGTACAAATAGGGACCGGCATTTCAGAAGGTTTTGAATCTTACCGCTACAGGAGATTCTACATTATATTACTATGTCTAGCTTCCACTGTATACGATCAATGGTACTTATCAATTCAAACGAGAAATGTTGACGTTTCCACCAAGTGCCAATTGCATAGGGCGATCCTCGTAAGAACTATCGGTGTGATAATCAACTCCTTTGGACACTTTTGCCTGGTAAGAGAATGTTGGAAGCTGAAGTGCAGAAACCATAACGATtggagtactccggagtatgcACAATATTAGTTATTACTTATTAACGAATAAACATTACATAAATATATACACACCAGAACAAATCAAGGAAATGTCTATATAGCCTTGTTCAACCCATTTTGCAACCCCTGCAATTGACCCGACAGTTCCTGTACCGTTTCCTGAGGAATCTTGTTTGCGAGGCTATTCCGAAGCTCATTGAAGAACAACCCGGTCGCCTTATTCGAGGTCTCCATGAGACCCCGGTATCCATCTCCCCTGTCAGATTCAGATTGCTATTCTCGTTAGTATAATGCCCTACTTCATCTGCATATGTTTTGTATAGACATACCTTCTCAGCCATATGCTTGATAACATCCCCAGCCACAGATGTAAACTCCTTCATGCTAGCGACCAGCTTGTCTTGGGCATCTGGGGTGAGGGACTCGATCTTCTTTGCGTCTTGCAGCGTTTGGCTGAGGTCTTTCACGGCCTTGTTTGCCTGGTCTTTCATAGTCTGTGCGGGGCTTGAATTCTCCTGGAGGTCCCAGTTTTGGACGGCGGCGTCGAACGCTTTCAGATCATTTGTGAGATTCGAGATATCATTGATTGTCGCTGTGTCGGGACTAGTGGCTACTGTCAGGACTGGGAGGgtggtgaagaggaaaacGACGAGAGGTTTGAGCTGCATCTTGACGGTTGTGGTGGAGGAAGTTGAGTAAAAATTAATGAACAGTCATGGGAGGTCAAAAAGGCATATTTATAATAACCCGGGGTTTACCATAAAAGACCCTGCCAAGATGCCTAGCCTTGTACTATTGTCACCGGTTCATAGTAATAACATAGGGCTCTCGCACGGAACACATCATGTTACTGCTACATGTACTATTGAGTGCGGCCCGGTCCCATCCAAGACATGAGTCGTGGAAATGCAGCGTTTATGTACGGAATACTCCTATTTGTATTTCGTGTCCATATGCTGGTAGTTGATACAGGTTCCCTTTCCGAAATGAAACAATTGCTAGTATTGCATAACGATCGACAGTGGTAAATGAGCTTCTCGAGTCATAGTGAATGAAATAAACATTGATTGCAGCAACAATCACACTTAAATTACAAAAATTCGCTTATATATACCATGCCCTCTATATCCCATATATAACAAAACAGTACAAAAAAACACCTCTATGCACCCGAACAAaccaaatcaatcaaaaaggaaaaccTAAGCAGAGAAAGCCTTGATGgccttctccagctcaccacCAATCTCCTTCGAGGCCTGGGTGAGCTCCTGCGCTTCCTGGCCAGAGGCCTGGGCCAAGAAGGTCTTTTCGACCTCGCTCAGGGAACCCTTGAGACCCTGCAAGTTCTCGCCGATAGGTTGGGTCAGGCCGGATTGCTGGAATTGGGGTTCCTGTCTTCGTTAGCACGTTTCCCCACGACCTGCATAGTAGAGGGCAGGGTCATACCTTTTCAACCAAGTGCTGCAAAGCGCTCTTAGCCTCGGGCTTCAAC from Aspergillus chevalieri M1 DNA, chromosome 1, nearly complete sequence includes the following:
- a CDS encoding uncharacterized protein (InterPro:IPR021054;~PFAM:PF12296;~SECRETED:SignalP(1-20)), with product MQLKPLVVFLFTTLPVLTVATSPDTATINDISNLTNDLKAFDAAVQNWDLQENSSPAQTMKDQANKAVKDLSQTLQDAKKIESLTPDAQDKLVASMKEFTSVAGDVIKHMAEKQSESDRGDGYRGLMETSNKATGLFFNELRNSLANKIPQETVQELSGQLQGLQNGLNKAI
- a CDS encoding uncharacterized protein (SECRETED:SignalP(1-20)), translated to MQLKPLVALFLTTLPALTAAQPLSTDLADPQQAMQAKPVFPTDMETRAVPAELTSLPLAALEKRQLDGDILLPLIELMTKVLKGLVQGGGSGLGVEPEEVRVMLDELKKIRNEQHKGTMASS